The following coding sequences are from one Shewanella putrefaciens window:
- a CDS encoding tetratricopeptide repeat protein, whose product METGMVSLGLGIGISLLVFVAYIYWQHMRLNLVIGIAQLPNMSSKVPFAMGVVLVLLTLAIYSQTGRFRDWDQGRIDENIDYLVAAEITKASRWAQSEPQNTLALMALAQAYSAGGLYSDAVLTLDKLLEIGGEDAEVLGAKANALYYRELRQMTPETQEVIAKALALSPFEPQTHMLLAADAYLHARNQEAIDHWQLLLKHNGDSINREAINNAIAKAQSKMNER is encoded by the coding sequence ATGGAGACTGGAATGGTGAGCTTAGGACTAGGCATTGGCATCAGTTTACTGGTGTTTGTTGCTTACATTTACTGGCAGCACATGCGTCTAAACCTAGTAATCGGGATAGCACAGTTGCCAAATATGTCGAGCAAAGTACCCTTTGCGATGGGAGTCGTCCTAGTGCTGCTTACCCTTGCTATCTACAGTCAAACAGGCCGTTTTAGGGATTGGGATCAAGGTCGGATTGATGAAAATATTGACTATTTAGTGGCGGCCGAAATCACCAAAGCCAGTCGTTGGGCTCAGAGTGAGCCACAAAATACCTTGGCACTTATGGCATTAGCTCAGGCATACAGTGCGGGTGGTTTGTACTCAGATGCAGTGCTGACCTTGGATAAATTACTTGAAATAGGGGGAGAAGATGCCGAAGTGTTAGGGGCAAAAGCTAACGCGCTTTATTACCGCGAGCTTCGGCAAATGACACCTGAAACCCAAGAGGTGATTGCCAAAGCATTAGCACTCTCTCCCTTTGAGCCTCAAACCCATATGTTACTCGCGGCAGATGCTTACTTACATGCTCGTAACCAAGAGGCCATTGACCATTGGCAGCTTTTGCTCAAACACAATGGGGACAGTATTAACCGTGAAGCAATCAATAATGCGATTGCAAAAGCACAAAGCAAAATGAATGAAAGATGA